The following proteins come from a genomic window of Enterococcus gilvus ATCC BAA-350:
- the xerS gene encoding tyrosine recombinase XerS, protein MNQQEANRRMEEEIQFFPWFVQNYFRKKSGDQYSSITLYEYAKEYRRFLNWLIQEGFSSAETLSEVTLAEFSALWPEDLEFYKAHLVKAPKILKESTKKRLEESEQSLPLRQNATVQRGVTALRSLFNYLNEAIDRHTGKPYLEHNMMGKVANVKDNKTMAERGAAIEKKLFLDEEALDFLDFVDQRYIETLETRQAITAFKKNQLRDLAIIGLFLGTGMRLSELVNMNVQDLDLHTGEARVYRKGGKWDMVVISSIAIDYLTEYLAQREQLYHPDENETALFLTRYRGKAKRIASGAVEAMVGKYSEAFKIKISPHKLRHSVATQLYSKTNSLVQVAEQLGQSGTSATTVYTHIAGKKKRDAMNDLWS, encoded by the coding sequence ATGAATCAACAAGAAGCCAATCGACGAATGGAAGAGGAAATTCAATTTTTCCCTTGGTTCGTTCAAAATTATTTTCGTAAAAAAAGCGGCGATCAATACTCTTCCATCACCTTGTACGAGTACGCCAAAGAATACCGACGGTTTTTGAATTGGCTGATTCAAGAAGGCTTTTCATCTGCCGAAACGCTTTCGGAAGTCACTTTGGCGGAATTTTCTGCTTTGTGGCCGGAAGATTTGGAGTTTTACAAAGCCCATCTTGTCAAAGCGCCCAAAATTCTGAAAGAATCTACCAAAAAACGCTTGGAAGAAAGCGAGCAATCCCTGCCTTTGCGCCAAAATGCGACGGTCCAACGGGGAGTCACTGCGTTGCGCTCGCTGTTCAACTATTTGAATGAAGCCATTGATCGTCATACAGGAAAACCTTATCTTGAACACAATATGATGGGAAAAGTCGCAAATGTCAAGGATAACAAAACCATGGCTGAGCGTGGCGCGGCAATTGAGAAAAAACTTTTTCTAGATGAAGAAGCCCTCGATTTTCTGGATTTCGTTGACCAGCGGTACATAGAGACATTAGAAACACGGCAAGCCATCACCGCCTTCAAAAAAAATCAGCTCCGTGATCTGGCCATCATTGGACTCTTCCTTGGGACGGGGATGCGTTTATCGGAGCTAGTGAATATGAATGTACAGGATCTCGACCTTCACACGGGAGAAGCACGGGTCTATCGAAAAGGCGGAAAATGGGACATGGTGGTCATTTCTTCCATCGCCATCGACTATTTGACAGAATATCTCGCTCAACGGGAGCAGCTCTATCATCCAGATGAAAATGAAACGGCGCTCTTTTTAACACGTTACCGCGGCAAAGCCAAACGCATCGCCAGCGGTGCAGTGGAAGCCATGGTGGGAAAATATTCAGAAGCCTTTAAAATCAAGATTTCGCCCCATAAACTGCGGCACTCAGTCGCCACACAGCTATACAGCAAAACAAATTCACTGGTCCAAGTCGCAGAACAGCTCGGACAATCAGGCACCTCGGCGACGACTGTCTACACCCATATCGCAGGCAAGAAAAAACGCGATGCGATGAATGATTTGTGGTCATAA
- a CDS encoding sugar O-acetyltransferase, which produces MTDTMLQTLMDSGETYFESFELKEEQAFYRDLLFRFNQTLPSKQEEKAVILEALLGSFGQGSYIEQPFHANWGKNTHFGKQVYANFGLSLVDDTTIEIHDNVMIGPNVTLCAGTHPLSPSLRVKKAQYNLPIVIEKNVWIGAGTIVLPGVTIGENSVIGAGSVVTKSIPENVLALGTPCRVIRSLTEEEAVQR; this is translated from the coding sequence TTGACTGATACGATGCTTCAGACGCTAATGGACTCAGGGGAAACCTACTTCGAGTCCTTCGAATTAAAAGAAGAGCAAGCCTTTTATCGTGACTTGCTTTTCCGATTTAACCAAACGCTGCCTAGTAAACAGGAAGAAAAAGCGGTGATTTTGGAGGCGCTGTTAGGAAGCTTTGGTCAAGGTTCGTACATTGAGCAACCCTTTCACGCGAATTGGGGAAAAAATACGCACTTTGGAAAACAGGTGTACGCGAATTTTGGGTTGTCTTTGGTGGATGACACGACGATCGAGATCCACGACAATGTCATGATTGGCCCAAATGTCACACTGTGTGCGGGGACACATCCGTTATCGCCATCACTACGCGTTAAAAAAGCACAATACAATTTACCTATCGTGATCGAGAAAAATGTTTGGATCGGTGCCGGCACCATCGTTTTACCTGGGGTAACGATCGGTGAAAATTCTGTAATAGGGGCCGGCAGTGTCGTGACCAAATCCATCCCCGAAAATGTATTGGCTCTTGGCACTCCCTGTAGAGTAATCAGGTCCCTCACAGAGGAGGAGGCAGTTCAAAGGTAA
- a CDS encoding MFS transporter encodes MINKNSLMTRLSILSISLLLTSALSINGALPQMRAALGMTTTQVELVATLPALAVVLFVVLSSFIAEKIGTKRTVQLGLLLVGFGGGLAPLFLNSYVPILISRFILGAGFGLFNSLAVSIINLLFQEEPEERASLLGYRGAAENIGNAGLTLLAGALLTFGWRVSFSVYLIAFPILVLFTLFVPEIKEAKKAKTGAKGELKASVYLLALFALFLVMTFVAIGVRFPTMVTDIKGADYNASAFLAVMPIIGIVTGSLFGFANRLLGEKCLYLGLAMLALATFLIAISENNFFLLLIGYFISGIPGSLIFPFIYNSLNLYASPAKMTAATSIILIGCNLGNFIAPFGLSTLQLVSGTTNLFAPFKLLSILLIVILIGIFLKKRRPVQSKILNGGKNLD; translated from the coding sequence ATGATCAATAAAAACAGTCTCATGACCCGCCTGTCTATTTTATCCATCTCGCTTCTTTTGACGAGCGCGCTATCGATCAATGGTGCTCTGCCTCAGATGCGAGCCGCACTGGGAATGACGACGACCCAAGTGGAACTGGTCGCAACGTTGCCCGCGCTAGCCGTTGTCCTTTTTGTTGTCCTTTCCAGCTTTATTGCTGAGAAAATCGGCACCAAGCGAACCGTTCAATTGGGCTTGCTTCTGGTTGGCTTCGGCGGCGGCTTGGCTCCGCTATTCTTAAACAGCTATGTCCCGATCTTGATCAGCCGTTTCATTTTAGGTGCCGGGTTCGGACTCTTTAACTCCTTGGCGGTCTCAATCATCAATTTACTATTTCAAGAAGAACCAGAGGAGCGCGCCTCGCTGTTGGGCTATCGCGGCGCTGCTGAAAATATTGGGAATGCTGGCTTGACGCTTCTGGCTGGGGCGTTGCTGACCTTCGGCTGGAGAGTTTCTTTCAGTGTCTATCTCATCGCCTTTCCGATTTTGGTGTTATTTACTCTTTTTGTTCCAGAAATCAAGGAAGCCAAAAAAGCGAAAACGGGTGCAAAGGGAGAACTCAAAGCTTCTGTTTATTTATTAGCCCTCTTCGCCTTGTTCTTAGTCATGACGTTTGTGGCGATCGGCGTACGTTTTCCAACGATGGTGACGGATATCAAAGGAGCGGATTACAATGCGTCGGCGTTCTTAGCGGTAATGCCGATCATTGGGATCGTGACGGGGTCGTTATTCGGCTTTGCGAATCGGCTGCTGGGGGAGAAATGCTTGTATCTCGGCTTGGCAATGCTGGCGTTAGCGACGTTCTTGATCGCGATCTCTGAAAATAATTTTTTCTTGCTGCTGATTGGTTATTTTATCAGCGGGATTCCAGGGAGTTTGATTTTTCCCTTCATTTATAATTCATTGAATCTCTATGCTTCACCTGCAAAAATGACGGCTGCCACTTCAATTATTTTAATTGGCTGCAATCTTGGGAACTTTATCGCACCTTTTGGCTTGAGCACGCTGCAATTGGTTTCCGGTACGACGAATCTTTTCGCACCATTCAAATTATTGAGTATCTTACTCATCGTTATTTTAATAGGCATTTTCTTAAAGAAAAGAAGACCTGTCCAGTCTAAAATCTTAAATGGGGGGAAGAATCTTGACTGA
- a CDS encoding LacI family DNA-binding transcriptional regulator, whose amino-acid sequence MVGIRDVARRAGVSPGAVSRVLNNDPTLSVTDSTKERIYQAIKELNYDIDKRKYIKRRLPSIGVITTTSRQKELDDPYFNGLRIGLEQEARRLHLGLNRVYNLEDNPKTWQDFDKLGAIIIVGTVSESAVKRLSKQNKNIVVLDNPDINLEVDMVYADFERMTKRVLQLFYEKGHRRIGYIGGVTIEINEAGEKIYTENEKRFRAYQEFMSANGLEKQAKLGLWEPLEGKRLMDEWLASEEELPTALLVGSDPLSVGVYRSLQSANITVGKEIDVASFDDIEIAEFLTPSLTTVHISAQEIAKAAVRLAKERIEDERQEPVIMTFPSKLVVRESFVPKK is encoded by the coding sequence ATGGTAGGAATTCGCGATGTGGCGAGACGAGCCGGAGTGAGTCCGGGAGCCGTTTCGAGAGTATTGAATAATGATCCAACATTGTCGGTTACCGATTCGACAAAGGAACGCATTTATCAAGCAATCAAAGAATTGAATTACGATATAGACAAGCGTAAATACATCAAGCGTCGGCTGCCTTCGATCGGTGTGATCACGACCACCAGTCGGCAAAAGGAATTGGATGATCCTTATTTCAATGGTCTGCGGATCGGCTTAGAGCAAGAAGCTCGTCGTCTCCATTTAGGATTGAATCGTGTCTATAATTTGGAAGACAATCCGAAGACGTGGCAGGATTTTGACAAGCTGGGGGCGATCATTATTGTCGGGACGGTCTCAGAAAGCGCGGTGAAACGGTTAAGTAAACAAAATAAAAATATCGTCGTGCTGGATAACCCGGATATCAATCTTGAAGTGGACATGGTCTATGCGGACTTCGAACGAATGACAAAACGTGTGTTGCAGCTTTTCTATGAAAAGGGCCATCGACGGATCGGGTACATTGGCGGTGTGACGATTGAGATCAATGAAGCAGGCGAAAAAATTTACACTGAAAATGAGAAACGCTTCCGAGCCTATCAAGAATTTATGTCGGCTAATGGATTGGAAAAGCAAGCAAAACTCGGCTTGTGGGAACCGCTTGAGGGAAAACGATTGATGGATGAGTGGCTGGCTTCCGAGGAAGAACTTCCGACCGCGCTTTTAGTCGGCAGCGATCCACTATCAGTCGGTGTTTACCGTTCTTTACAGTCCGCGAACATTACAGTGGGCAAGGAGATCGATGTCGCCAGCTTTGACGATATTGAAATTGCTGAATTTCTTACGCCCAGCTTGACGACCGTGCACATCAGCGCCCAAGAAATCGCGAAAGCCGCGGTGCGTTTGGCAAAAGAACGAATTGAAGATGAACGGCAGGAACCGGTCATAATGACCTTTCCTTCAAAATTAGTGGTACGTGAAAGTTTTGTGCCCAAAAAATAA
- a CDS encoding alpha-galactosidase, protein MNQKAVMFDQENQVFHLRNNEISYIIQFEEDGILNHLYFGKAITRYNGYKRYLRRDRGFSGNVPGNAERAYSKDTLPQEYSSHGSMDYRVPASLIRRENGSNLHDFRYFDFRIEAGKPELSGLPQSYVESDDEATTLIVVLKDRDQEIYLELVYTIYHDRPVVTRSARVLNKTAETIVVEKIASMQMDLTNSGIYDEVISLPGAHLRERQIQRESIHTGIQRFESRRGASSHQMNSFIALVNHDTNEFSGPAIGMHLVYSGNHAFELEKDQIDQVRVLTGINEYNFSWSLSSDDVFQTPEVLLTYSDQGLNGMSGSLHHLLRERVARGEHQLKERPILVNNWEATYFDFDSKKIEEIVDEAADLGIEMFVLDDCWFGHRDSDNSSLGDWFEYEGKLKDGLKGISDYVHDKGLQFGVWFEPEMISIDSKLYEAHSDYLMQEPNRTPSSSRDQHLLDMGRKDVRQAIEKQLCAILDEVPIDYIKWDMNRSLSDVYSIQLSPENQGEAAHRHILGVYELMENLIARYPNVLWEGCSGGGGRFDAGFLYYMPQSWPTDNTDAVERLKIQYGTSLAYPISSMTAHVSAVPNHQTERITSLKTRGDVAMSGVFGYELDLTELSVEEKTIVKAQVAQYQAIRPLIQFGEFYRLNSPFEGNVTAWMFVSEDKGEAFVMMARTLASAQPVFHEIFLTGLEETSCYQDQETNQRYFGDELMTLGVQVPDFYGDFQTATLHLKKVGEENDQ, encoded by the coding sequence ATGAATCAAAAGGCAGTCATGTTTGACCAAGAAAACCAGGTATTTCATCTACGGAACAATGAAATCTCTTACATTATTCAATTTGAAGAGGACGGAATTCTGAATCACCTCTATTTTGGCAAGGCAATTACCCGTTATAATGGGTATAAAAGATATTTGCGAAGAGACCGCGGATTTTCTGGAAATGTTCCGGGCAATGCTGAAAGGGCTTACTCAAAAGACACGTTGCCACAGGAATATTCTAGCCATGGATCGATGGATTATCGTGTACCGGCGTCATTGATTCGACGAGAAAATGGATCGAATCTGCACGATTTTCGTTATTTTGATTTTCGTATTGAAGCAGGAAAGCCTGAGCTTAGCGGTCTGCCTCAGTCTTATGTGGAGAGTGACGACGAAGCAACGACCTTGATCGTCGTTCTTAAGGACCGGGATCAAGAAATCTATCTAGAATTAGTCTACACGATCTATCATGACCGCCCAGTCGTGACTCGATCGGCACGCGTTCTAAATAAAACGGCGGAAACGATCGTAGTAGAAAAAATAGCGTCAATGCAGATGGATCTCACGAATAGCGGGATTTACGATGAAGTGATCTCGTTGCCAGGGGCGCATTTACGAGAACGTCAAATCCAACGGGAAAGCATTCATACTGGGATTCAGCGTTTTGAAAGCCGACGGGGAGCTTCAAGTCATCAAATGAACAGCTTTATCGCACTCGTCAACCATGACACCAATGAGTTCAGCGGCCCAGCGATCGGGATGCATCTCGTTTACTCCGGCAATCATGCCTTTGAGCTGGAAAAGGATCAAATCGATCAGGTCCGTGTGCTGACGGGGATCAATGAGTACAATTTTTCATGGTCGCTGTCTTCCGATGACGTTTTTCAGACGCCCGAGGTTCTTCTGACCTATTCTGATCAAGGATTGAACGGTATGAGCGGCAGTCTGCATCATCTGCTGCGGGAACGAGTTGCTCGAGGGGAACATCAATTGAAAGAGCGCCCGATCTTGGTAAACAATTGGGAAGCGACGTATTTTGATTTTGACAGCAAAAAAATCGAAGAAATCGTGGATGAAGCCGCCGATTTAGGTATTGAAATGTTTGTCTTAGACGACTGCTGGTTTGGTCATCGGGATTCAGACAATTCTTCTTTAGGGGATTGGTTCGAGTATGAAGGGAAATTGAAGGACGGATTAAAGGGAATCTCGGACTATGTTCATGATAAAGGGCTGCAATTCGGGGTTTGGTTTGAGCCGGAAATGATCTCAATAGATTCGAAGCTTTATGAAGCCCATTCAGATTACTTGATGCAGGAGCCGAATCGTACGCCTTCATCTTCTCGGGATCAGCATTTATTGGATATGGGGCGCAAGGACGTACGGCAAGCGATTGAAAAACAACTCTGCGCCATTTTGGACGAAGTGCCGATCGATTATATCAAATGGGACATGAATCGTAGTTTGTCCGATGTTTATTCGATCCAGCTCTCTCCAGAGAATCAAGGGGAAGCGGCGCATCGCCATATTCTCGGAGTGTATGAATTGATGGAAAACCTGATCGCCCGTTATCCGAATGTTCTATGGGAAGGCTGTTCTGGCGGCGGCGGACGTTTTGATGCAGGGTTCCTTTATTACATGCCGCAATCTTGGCCAACGGACAACACCGATGCAGTGGAACGACTGAAAATCCAATACGGGACAAGTTTAGCTTACCCGATATCTTCCATGACGGCCCATGTCTCCGCGGTTCCGAATCATCAAACGGAACGGATCACCTCATTGAAAACCAGAGGAGATGTTGCCATGAGCGGGGTCTTCGGCTACGAATTGGATTTGACGGAGCTGTCTGTTGAAGAAAAGACGATCGTAAAGGCGCAGGTTGCCCAGTATCAAGCCATTCGACCACTGATTCAATTTGGCGAATTTTATCGTCTGAATAGTCCTTTCGAAGGAAATGTCACCGCTTGGATGTTTGTTTCAGAGGACAAAGGCGAGGCGTTTGTCATGATGGCACGGACATTGGCTTCGGCGCAACCTGTATTTCACGAAATCTTTTTGACAGGCTTGGAGGAAACGAGCTGCTATCAAGACCAAGAAACAAATCAACGGTATTTTGGCGATGAACTGATGACACTCGGTGTTCAAGTCCCTGATTTTTATGGCGATTTCCAAACGGCAACCCTGCATTTGAAGAAAGTAGGAGAAGAAAATGATCAATAA
- a CDS encoding bifunctional transcriptional activator/DNA repair enzyme AdaA — protein MITSDKKREEYYQALKTRDQKYDGIFFAGIKTTGIFCHPTCTARKPNYENCEFYSSAEEALLSGYRPCKICQPLSFPQAIPEEVQLLVNEVERHPEKRWKEADFSAIGLNSATARRKFKTIYNMTFVQYARARRMGLAFKEISHGSRVIDQQFEAGYESASGFNDAFTKIMGNPVKKTTARPLNASFISTPIGRMLCLTDDTYLYLLEFEDRRGLEKEIEGLRGKYNFRIIYGQTVVSQEVTRQLTEYFAGDRTEFSLPLFYDGSPFQQEVWRMLETIPCGETLSYQEIAIRLGDKNKVRAVGRANGLNKIAIVIPCHRVIGSNGNLTGYAGGLERKQYLLNLEKKERQVGRDDRSLS, from the coding sequence ATGATTACGTCAGATAAAAAACGAGAAGAATATTACCAAGCTTTAAAAACCAGAGACCAAAAATACGACGGCATCTTTTTTGCCGGAATAAAAACAACCGGGATTTTTTGCCACCCGACATGCACTGCAAGAAAGCCTAACTATGAAAACTGCGAGTTTTATTCGTCGGCAGAGGAAGCATTGTTGTCGGGCTATCGGCCTTGTAAAATCTGTCAGCCGCTCTCATTTCCTCAAGCGATCCCTGAGGAGGTGCAATTGTTGGTAAATGAAGTCGAACGGCACCCAGAGAAGCGTTGGAAGGAAGCGGATTTTTCAGCGATTGGATTGAATTCAGCGACCGCTCGTCGTAAATTCAAAACTATTTACAACATGACCTTCGTGCAATACGCACGGGCACGACGAATGGGACTGGCCTTCAAAGAAATCAGTCACGGCAGCAGAGTGATCGATCAACAGTTTGAAGCCGGGTACGAATCGGCCAGCGGGTTCAATGACGCGTTTACTAAAATTATGGGAAATCCCGTAAAAAAGACCACCGCACGTCCGTTGAATGCTTCCTTTATTTCCACACCGATCGGTCGGATGCTTTGTTTGACCGATGATACGTATCTCTATTTATTGGAGTTTGAAGACCGACGTGGTTTGGAAAAGGAAATCGAGGGATTGCGGGGAAAATACAATTTTCGCATCATCTATGGACAGACTGTGGTCAGTCAAGAAGTGACGCGTCAATTAACCGAGTATTTTGCTGGGGATCGCACAGAATTCTCGTTGCCCTTGTTTTACGACGGCTCGCCATTCCAACAAGAGGTATGGCGGATGCTGGAGACGATCCCCTGTGGTGAGACACTAAGCTATCAAGAAATCGCGATACGTTTAGGGGATAAAAACAAGGTGCGGGCGGTAGGACGGGCAAATGGATTAAACAAGATCGCTATCGTTATCCCTTGCCATCGTGTGATCGGCAGTAACGGAAACTTGACGGGCTATGCCGGCGGATTGGAACGGAAGCAATATTTGCTGAATCTGGAGAAAAAGGAAAGACAGGTTGGGCGGGATGACCGTTCATTGAGCTAA
- a CDS encoding alpha/beta fold hydrolase — protein sequence MSFFSYNGKKIFYETQGDGKPLVFLHGNTSSSKLFKPMLPLYKDFQVILIDFLGYGRSDRLKKFPVELWKEEARQTIALLEHLAIKEANLVGTSGGAWVAINAAFLRPDLIATVTADSFDGRTFHDGFDEALLAERSSTMADPEASEFYHWCIGDDWKEVVERDTDCLWRMIISRRELFFDSLQILQAPLLLTATKKDGTIRPNIEREYQAIVGEVVKGEFKIFENPGHPAIGTSAEEVAKTIHQFITQYS from the coding sequence GTGAGTTTCTTTAGCTATAATGGAAAGAAAATCTTTTATGAAACACAAGGAGATGGAAAGCCGCTTGTTTTTTTGCATGGAAATACTTCGTCCTCAAAGTTGTTCAAACCTATGCTGCCTCTTTATAAGGATTTCCAAGTGATCTTGATTGATTTTTTAGGTTACGGGCGTTCGGATCGTTTGAAAAAATTTCCAGTAGAGCTCTGGAAAGAGGAGGCGCGTCAAACCATTGCATTGCTGGAACATTTGGCTATCAAGGAAGCGAACCTTGTTGGGACGAGTGGAGGTGCCTGGGTAGCGATCAATGCAGCATTTCTAAGACCAGATCTAATCGCGACAGTCACAGCGGATAGTTTTGACGGCCGAACCTTCCATGATGGTTTTGATGAAGCGTTGCTGGCTGAACGTTCCTCTACGATGGCTGATCCAGAGGCCTCCGAATTTTATCATTGGTGTATTGGAGACGATTGGAAAGAAGTCGTCGAAAGAGACACCGATTGTTTGTGGCGAATGATTATTTCCAGAAGAGAGCTGTTCTTCGACTCGCTGCAAATATTGCAGGCCCCGCTGCTTCTAACAGCAACCAAAAAGGATGGAACGATTCGTCCAAATATTGAAAGAGAATACCAAGCAATCGTTGGTGAAGTGGTGAAGGGGGAATTTAAGATTTTTGAAAATCCTGGGCACCCGGCGATCGGAACGAGTGCAGAGGAAGTAGCTAAAACCATTCACCAATTTATTACTCAGTATAGTTAA
- a CDS encoding helix-turn-helix domain-containing protein, with translation MEIGQRLKVRRKELDLTQDYVASVLGITRQTMSNWENGRSYPDIERIIRLSDIYKLSLDELLKGDQEMVKHLQESTVVNHFLKIFIAMLCINGLLMVVLLFTPSMSDGFVLSIFALIGINTLSLFYLIVKKI, from the coding sequence ATGGAGATTGGTCAACGCTTAAAAGTACGTCGAAAGGAATTGGACCTGACGCAGGATTATGTTGCTTCCGTTTTAGGGATCACCCGGCAAACCATGTCCAATTGGGAGAATGGACGGAGCTATCCAGATATTGAACGAATCATTCGCTTGTCTGATATTTATAAATTGTCCTTGGATGAGCTGCTGAAAGGAGATCAAGAAATGGTGAAGCATTTACAAGAAAGTACGGTCGTGAATCACTTTTTAAAAATTTTTATTGCGATGCTTTGTATCAATGGCTTATTGATGGTGGTCCTACTTTTTACCCCCTCTATGAGTGACGGCTTTGTTCTGTCTATTTTCGCATTGATCGGTATCAACACCCTCAGTCTTTTCTATCTGATCGTCAAAAAAATTTAG